In the Ursus arctos isolate Adak ecotype North America unplaced genomic scaffold, UrsArc2.0 scaffold_30, whole genome shotgun sequence genome, one interval contains:
- the SUV39H2 gene encoding histone-lysine N-methyltransferase SUV39H2 isoform X3, which translates to MEYYLVKWKGWPDSTNTWEPLQNLKCPLLLQQFSNDKHNYISQVNKGKAISLKDNNKALKPAIAEYIVKKAKQRIALQRWQDELNRRKNHKGMIFVENTVDLEGPPSDFYYINEYKPAPGISLVNEATFGCSCTDCFFEKCCPAEAGVLLAYNKNQQIKIPPGTPIYECNSRCQCGPDCPNRIVQKGTQYSLCIFRTSNGCGWGVKTLVKIKRMSFVMEYVGEVITSEEAERRGQLYDNKGITYLFDLDYESDEFTVDAARYGNVSHFVNHSCDPNLQVFNVFIDNLDTRLPRIALFSTRTINAGEELTFDYQMKGSGDISSDSVDHSPAKKRVRTVCKCGAVTCRGYLN; encoded by the exons ATGGAATATTATCTTGTAAAATGGAAAGGATGGCCAGATTCTACAAATACTTGGGAACCTTTGCAAAATCTCAAGTGCCCATTACTACTTCAACAGTTCTCTAATGACAAGCATAATTATATATCTCAGGTAAACAAAGGCAAAGCAATATCTCTAAAAGACAATAACAAAGCTTTGAAACCTGCCATTGCTGAATACATTGTAAAGAAGGCTAAACAAAGGATAGCTCTGCAGAGGTGGCAAGATGAActcaacagaagaaagaatcataaAGGAATGATCTTTGTCGAAAATACTGTTGACTTAGAGGGCCCACCGTCAGACTTCTACTATATTAATGAATACAAACCAGCTCCTGGAATCAGCTTAGTCAATGAAGCTACCTTTGGTTGTTCATGTACAGATTGCTTCTTTGAGAAATGTTGTCCTGCTGAAGCTGGAGTTCTTTTGGCTTATAATAAAAACCAGCAAATTAAAATCCCACCTGGTACCCCCATTTATGAATGCAACTCAAGGTGTCAATGTGGACCCGATTGTCCCAATAGGATTGTACAAAAAGGCACCCAGTATTCACTTTGCATCTTTCGAACTAGCAATGGCTGTGGCTGGGGTGTAAAAACccttgtgaagattaaaagaaTGAGTTTTGTCATGGAATATGTTGGAGAG gtaatCACAAGTGAAGAAGCTGAAAGACGGGGGCAGTTATATGACAACAAGGGAATCACATATCTCTTTGATCTGGATTATGAATCTGATGAATTCACAGTGGATGCAGCCCGATATGGAAATGTCTCTCACTTTGTGAATCACAGT TGTGACCCAAATCTTCAGGTGTTCAATGTTTTCATTGACAACCTTGACACCCGTCTTCCCCGAATAGCATTATTTTCCACGAGAACCATAAATGCTGGAGAAGAGCTCACTTTTGATTATCAAATGAAAG GTTCTGGAGATATATCTTCAGATTCTGTTGACCACAGCCCAGCCAAAAAGAGGGTCAGAACTGTGTGCAAGTGTGGAGCTGTGACTTGCAGAGGTTACCTCAACTGA